The Rubrobacter indicoceani genome has a segment encoding these proteins:
- a CDS encoding glycerol-3-phosphate dehydrogenase/oxidase, which yields MDGFQAEVSPRRSRAIRALGEPFDVVVVGGGINGCGVAWDAALRGLRVLLVERDDIGSGTSSWSSRLIHGGLKYLEKLDVKLVRESLREREWLLGAAPHLVRPLRMILPFYSGGKHNPIMLEAGMVAYDVLSWDKSLSRHSVWSKRKTLGRVPGLNQDGLYGAAAYYDAQVELAERLCVEVALAARDAGATVLNHASVERLDVKDGAVSGVEIRDGLTGGKHRVSAKVVFNTAGPWVDRVLRGLEGQPRLIGGTKGSHFIVDRFAGAPSDALYYEARADGRPMMVLPWRGQLMIGSTDERFEEGLDDIGPSPGEIEYILRETNFVLPQADLRARDLLWGYTGVRPLPYTPDGNEGDITRRHTFHDHDPRIRGLVSLLGGKLTTFRQVGEEATDLALGKLGLGKRRSATRRLLLPGAGSIDPELFSRSVADGAGLGAGVSDRLLDLYGSRARNVAERFSDGAMRRVLDGESGLTAAEVAFVMEEEFAESLTDILARRTMIGIGPTLSDGTIERVAGIAADHGGWSDGRKKREVEAYLTRLRRFRIPEENAGAVA from the coding sequence ATGGACGGGTTTCAGGCGGAGGTATCTCCACGGCGGTCGCGGGCGATCCGGGCTCTTGGGGAGCCTTTCGACGTGGTGGTTGTCGGGGGCGGTATAAACGGCTGCGGTGTGGCCTGGGACGCCGCCCTGCGCGGTCTTAGGGTGCTGCTCGTCGAGCGTGACGATATCGGCAGCGGTACGTCTTCGTGGTCGAGTCGGCTTATACACGGGGGTCTCAAGTACCTTGAGAAGCTTGATGTAAAGCTTGTTCGTGAATCCCTGCGCGAGCGGGAGTGGCTGCTCGGCGCGGCACCGCACCTGGTGCGTCCGCTTCGTATGATCCTCCCTTTCTACTCCGGTGGAAAGCACAACCCGATTATGCTGGAGGCGGGCATGGTCGCCTACGACGTGCTCTCCTGGGACAAGTCCCTCTCCCGCCACTCGGTCTGGAGCAAGCGCAAGACGCTCGGCAGGGTCCCCGGCCTGAATCAAGACGGTCTTTACGGGGCCGCGGCATACTACGACGCTCAGGTTGAGCTTGCCGAGAGGCTCTGCGTCGAGGTGGCTCTGGCTGCAAGGGACGCAGGAGCAACGGTACTCAACCACGCAAGCGTCGAGCGTCTGGACGTAAAGGACGGGGCGGTCTCCGGCGTCGAGATCAGGGACGGGCTTACCGGCGGGAAACACCGGGTTTCGGCGAAGGTAGTCTTCAACACGGCGGGTCCCTGGGTTGACCGGGTTCTTCGCGGGCTTGAAGGTCAGCCGCGTCTGATCGGCGGCACCAAAGGCTCGCACTTTATAGTGGACCGGTTTGCCGGCGCGCCTTCGGACGCGCTCTACTACGAGGCGAGGGCCGACGGACGCCCGATGATGGTGTTGCCGTGGCGGGGTCAGCTTATGATCGGCAGCACCGACGAACGCTTCGAGGAGGGTCTGGACGACATCGGACCGTCCCCCGGCGAGATCGAATACATACTCCGGGAGACGAACTTCGTTCTGCCACAGGCAGACCTGAGGGCCCGGGACCTGCTCTGGGGCTACACGGGGGTTCGTCCCCTTCCGTACACCCCGGACGGCAACGAAGGGGACATAACCCGCCGCCATACCTTTCACGACCACGACCCTCGCATCAGAGGGCTTGTATCGCTTCTGGGCGGCAAGCTGACGACGTTCAGGCAGGTCGGCGAAGAGGCGACCGACCTTGCCCTCGGGAAACTCGGCCTCGGAAAGCGGCGTTCCGCGACCCGCAGGCTGCTTCTCCCGGGTGCGGGCTCCATAGACCCGGAGCTCTTTTCCCGTTCCGTTGCCGACGGGGCGGGGCTGGGAGCGGGCGTTTCGGATCGCCTGCTCGACCTGTACGGGTCCCGGGCAAGAAACGTGGCCGAGCGGTTCTCGGACGGTGCGATGCGAAGGGTACTCGACGGAGAATCCGGCCTCACGGCGGCGGAGGTCGCCTTTGTGATGGAGGAGGAGTTCGCCGAGTCCCTGACGGACATCCTTGCGAGACGCACGATGATCGGCATCGGACCGACCCTGTCGGACGGGACCATCGAACGGGTCGCAGGGATTGCGGCGGATCATGGCGGCTGGAGCGACGGAAGAAAGAAGCGCGAGGTGGAGGCTTACCTCACCCGGCTCCGGCGCTTTCGCATACCGGAAGAGAACGCCGGAGCGGTGGCGTAA
- a CDS encoding xylulokinase, with translation MSHRDYVIGIDCSTTATKAVVWDARGNAVAEGRATFDLSSPRPDWGEQNAEDWWESTKTALRRAAQVVDTRRIGAIGITHQRETFVCLNEDDHPVRPAILWLDSRAKEEVARYGSERVHRITGKPPNPTPGFYKMLWLREHEPAAMERVAKIADVHAFLVHRLTGHWRTSWATADPLGLVDMETFDWSDELLDVVGLSRENMCELHAPGEVIGELREDVALEVGLPAGVPVVSGAGDGQAAGLGANITEPGRAYLNLGTGIVSGTYSERYSYGNEYRVLSGPVPKTYTLETLLPAGTYTVSWFCDRFAHVDASSFGLALSTEQILETAAAQLGPGSDGLFAVPYLNNALMPYWDFDARGIMVGWTGVHGKAHVYRAILEGIAFEQRLMTDGAETGLEKPVEHLIALGGGSRSALWCQIIADVMKRPISVAREAESTCLGSGMLAAAACGMHPGIKEAAEAMSGTKAHFEPDDRRSVHYDELYEVYRDLYPSLRPVFPKITKAMQKIKANPEL, from the coding sequence ATGTCGCACCGGGATTACGTGATCGGGATAGATTGTTCGACCACGGCTACAAAGGCCGTGGTGTGGGATGCGCGGGGGAACGCCGTTGCAGAAGGGCGGGCGACCTTCGACCTGTCGAGCCCGCGCCCGGACTGGGGGGAGCAGAACGCCGAGGACTGGTGGGAGTCCACGAAGACGGCCCTGAGGCGGGCGGCGCAGGTGGTGGATACGCGCCGCATAGGGGCGATCGGCATCACGCATCAGCGCGAGACCTTTGTGTGTCTCAACGAGGACGATCACCCCGTTCGTCCGGCTATTCTGTGGCTTGACTCGCGGGCGAAAGAGGAGGTCGCCCGGTACGGTTCGGAGAGGGTTCACCGCATCACCGGCAAGCCCCCGAACCCGACGCCGGGCTTCTACAAGATGCTCTGGCTGCGCGAGCACGAGCCCGCCGCGATGGAGCGGGTCGCGAAGATAGCCGACGTACACGCGTTTCTGGTGCACCGGCTGACCGGACACTGGCGTACTTCGTGGGCGACCGCAGACCCGCTCGGCCTCGTGGACATGGAGACCTTCGACTGGTCGGACGAACTGCTCGACGTCGTGGGTCTGAGCCGCGAGAACATGTGTGAGCTCCACGCGCCGGGGGAGGTGATCGGGGAACTGAGAGAGGATGTCGCCCTTGAAGTCGGCCTCCCCGCGGGGGTCCCGGTCGTCAGCGGCGCGGGCGACGGTCAGGCCGCCGGTCTGGGGGCGAACATCACGGAACCGGGCCGGGCGTACCTCAACCTCGGCACCGGGATAGTCTCCGGCACGTACAGCGAAAGGTACTCCTACGGAAACGAGTACAGGGTTCTCTCCGGCCCCGTCCCGAAGACTTACACCCTCGAAACCTTGCTTCCGGCCGGTACCTACACCGTCAGCTGGTTCTGCGACAGGTTCGCGCACGTCGACGCGAGCAGCTTCGGGCTCGCGCTCTCGACCGAGCAGATCCTTGAAACCGCGGCCGCGCAGCTCGGGCCCGGCTCGGACGGCCTGTTCGCCGTGCCGTACCTCAACAACGCCCTGATGCCTTACTGGGACTTCGACGCCCGGGGCATCATGGTCGGCTGGACAGGCGTCCACGGAAAGGCGCACGTATACCGGGCCATCCTCGAAGGGATCGCCTTCGAGCAGCGTCTTATGACCGACGGTGCCGAGACCGGGCTCGAAAAACCAGTAGAGCACCTTATCGCGCTCGGGGGCGGCTCTCGGAGCGCGCTTTGGTGTCAGATCATCGCCGATGTGATGAAGCGTCCGATCTCCGTCGCCCGCGAAGCCGAGAGCACCTGCCTCGGTTCCGGGATGCTCGCCGCCGCTGCCTGCGGTATGCACCCGGGCATCAAGGAGGCGGCCGAGGCGATGAGCGGTACGAAAGCCCACTTCGAGCCGGACGACCGACGCTCCGTCCACTACGACGAACTCTACGAAGTCTACCGGGACCTGTACCCGAGCCTGCGCCCGGTCTTCCCGAAGATCACCAAAGCAATGCAGAAGATCAAAGCCAACCCGGAACTCTAG
- a CDS encoding iron-containing alcohol dehydrogenase yields the protein MLTFSDRKADPTDVAGLRWMLENLDPEGRLSFLGMRRVEIHLDALSLLPGCVSELIGAENPEARVLLVGDSTRIMRAGEDLKARVWEMLSEVYGGAERVILGSADRKLAADEEALREAEAAVTGADCVVVVGSGTVTDICKVAINRAGDASPLVVVQTAASVDGFSDDVSVILKSGVKRTIPSRWPEVLLADLRTIVEAPATMTAAGYGDAISMYTAPADWRLASMLGLDSSYHRAPVEMLLEGGPDVVGAAEGLGRLDPSSMEKLVRLLALRGIASGVSGSTAILSGAEHVVSHMLDMHAGQTGAATGIHGAQVGVATVVIAAAWQTLFRRLDPAGVDVEACFPQPDKMEPVVKEAFIGLDPSGAIGDECWDDYKQKLLRWNANRERFEAFLRGWPECRTELAGLVAPFGELARSLDLVGAPGRFGDLDPPMAADTVRWALLNCHFMRNRFNVVDLLYFLGWWTPGFVGELISHADAVGKSLGDRQERR from the coding sequence ATGCTGACGTTCAGCGACAGAAAGGCCGATCCCACCGACGTTGCGGGGTTGCGTTGGATGCTTGAGAACCTTGACCCGGAGGGACGGTTGTCTTTTCTTGGGATGAGGCGGGTCGAGATCCACCTCGACGCCCTGAGCCTGCTGCCGGGCTGTGTTTCGGAGCTTATCGGGGCGGAGAATCCGGAGGCCCGGGTGCTTCTCGTGGGGGACTCGACGCGGATAATGAGGGCCGGGGAGGATCTCAAAGCCCGCGTCTGGGAGATGCTCTCGGAGGTTTACGGCGGGGCCGAGAGGGTGATTCTCGGTTCGGCAGACCGGAAACTCGCTGCGGACGAAGAGGCTCTCAGAGAGGCCGAGGCCGCCGTAACGGGTGCGGACTGCGTGGTCGTGGTCGGTTCGGGGACCGTAACGGACATATGCAAGGTCGCTATAAACAGAGCCGGGGATGCTTCACCGCTTGTAGTCGTGCAGACCGCCGCTTCCGTTGACGGCTTCTCCGACGATGTGTCGGTGATCTTGAAGAGCGGCGTCAAAAGGACGATTCCATCGCGCTGGCCGGAAGTGCTTCTGGCGGATCTCAGGACCATCGTCGAGGCTCCGGCTACGATGACCGCAGCCGGATACGGTGACGCCATCTCGATGTACACGGCCCCGGCGGACTGGCGTCTTGCTTCGATGCTGGGCCTCGACAGTTCGTATCATCGGGCTCCGGTCGAGATGCTCCTGGAGGGCGGGCCGGACGTAGTGGGGGCGGCTGAAGGGCTCGGGAGGCTGGACCCGTCCTCCATGGAGAAGCTCGTTCGGCTGCTCGCACTGCGGGGTATCGCAAGCGGGGTCTCGGGGAGCACCGCGATCCTCTCGGGGGCCGAGCACGTGGTGAGCCACATGCTCGACATGCACGCCGGACAGACGGGGGCCGCAACCGGGATTCATGGCGCTCAGGTCGGCGTCGCGACGGTGGTGATCGCGGCGGCCTGGCAGACGCTGTTCAGGCGTCTGGACCCGGCAGGCGTAGATGTGGAGGCCTGCTTTCCGCAACCGGACAAGATGGAGCCGGTGGTGAAGGAGGCGTTTATCGGCCTTGACCCTTCGGGGGCGATAGGGGATGAGTGCTGGGACGATTACAAGCAGAAGCTCTTGCGCTGGAACGCAAACCGGGAGAGGTTCGAGGCCTTTTTGCGGGGCTGGCCCGAGTGCCGGACCGAACTCGCGGGGCTTGTGGCTCCGTTCGGGGAGCTTGCGCGGTCTCTGGACCTTGTAGGTGCGCCCGGGAGGTTTGGGGATCTCGACCCGCCCATGGCCGCGGATACGGTGCGCTGGGCCCTGCTCAACTGCCATTTCATGCGCAACCGGTTCAACGTCGTGGACCTGCTTTACTTTCTCGGGTGGTGGACACCCGGGTTTGTCGGGGAGCTGATCTCACACGCGGACGCCGTCGGCAAGTCTCTCGGCGACCGGCAGGAGAGGCGCTAG
- a CDS encoding sugar-binding transcriptional regulator, whose amino-acid sequence MDKRGSEAARAAWLYYIEELTQGEVAQELGVSRSTVVRLLRRAKETGLVRVSLDVPQDVFEIERELERLYGLRRVRLIPDARDEETLRRWLGHAASEVIVELVRPGSTIAVGWGTTLRAITGSLSGEQAIEGVRVVPLVGGLHRASSGTNSYWVAEQLGRYFRAPAEALYAPLFVEDRSTAEALTKDPDIRNTIELVRKASLVIYSVGTLNAEATIVRLGYLSDEQCAFLKSRGAVGDIVCRWIDAQGNTIEPPPTMNPVGVSLQDLRNVPERLMVGGGEIKRDALLGALRGGYATTLVTDDSTAAYLLERVNDVSEIPDGTR is encoded by the coding sequence ATGGACAAGCGAGGAAGTGAGGCGGCGCGGGCGGCGTGGCTGTACTACATAGAAGAGCTAACGCAGGGAGAAGTGGCGCAGGAGCTGGGGGTAAGTCGCAGTACGGTAGTTCGTCTTCTGAGAAGGGCGAAGGAGACCGGTCTTGTGCGGGTGTCGCTGGACGTCCCGCAGGACGTGTTTGAGATAGAGCGGGAACTGGAGAGGCTTTACGGGTTAAGAAGGGTTCGTCTCATTCCGGATGCAAGAGACGAAGAGACCCTCAGGCGATGGCTGGGTCATGCTGCCTCGGAGGTAATCGTGGAGCTGGTCAGACCCGGTAGTACGATCGCGGTTGGATGGGGAACGACCCTGCGGGCTATCACGGGCTCGCTGTCCGGCGAGCAGGCCATCGAGGGCGTAAGGGTCGTGCCGCTTGTGGGCGGCCTCCACCGGGCTTCGAGCGGCACGAACTCCTACTGGGTGGCCGAGCAGCTGGGAAGATATTTCCGCGCCCCGGCGGAGGCGCTCTACGCTCCTCTATTCGTCGAGGATCGCTCCACGGCAGAGGCACTGACGAAAGATCCGGATATCAGAAACACCATCGAACTCGTGCGGAAAGCTTCGCTTGTGATCTACAGCGTCGGTACGCTGAACGCCGAAGCGACCATAGTACGGCTCGGATATCTCTCAGACGAGCAATGTGCTTTCCTTAAAAGCCGCGGAGCTGTGGGAGATATCGTCTGTCGGTGGATAGATGCTCAGGGCAATACCATCGAGCCCCCACCCACCATGAACCCCGTAGGAGTATCACTGCAGGACCTCAGAAATGTACCGGAGCGACTGATGGTCGGCGGAGGAGAGATTAAACGCGACGCCCTGCTCGGCGCGCTGCGCGGCGGCTACGCCACCACCCTCGTCACCGACGACAGTACGGCCGCCTACCTCCTGGAACGCGTAAACGACGTGTCAGAGATACCGGACGGAACCCGGTAG